From one Anaerococcus prevotii DSM 20548 genomic stretch:
- a CDS encoding RNA degradosome polyphosphate kinase, giving the protein MKDVSFTQNRELSWLKFNDRVLEEAADKSVPLLERLKFLSIFDTNLEEFFMVRIGSLTDLSGLSKQAIDSKSGLSPKEQIDKVLEILPKSYAKKDEVYFDILEDLKREGVRISKISELNEKDLISCKNYFDSKIEPILNFQLIDRTHPFPRLANLSIVIIFDLIASDKKRKDKIGIIYLPDRLPRYLKLSDNHFVLLEDIIENFAGELFYKYKIEKSYALSLTRNADINFNDDDYEVEQDFRDYMMGKLRKRKRLQPVRVEVDRDLDDDSIKFLTKQFKLGKESIFVTKSLIQSDFIFDLISDLPEDFRKNHSYKEFSPQSSYLIDDNKSVISQIEESDKLLSYPYESMDPVIKLLDEASTDPYVISIKITLYRIAKESEIAKALIRASENGKDVIVLMELRARFDEDNNILWSSRLEKAGCNVVYGFENYKTHSKVCLITKVDANDKISYITQVATGNYNEKTAKLYTDFSFMTANADIGKDAKEIFDNILIGNLEGDYKHLMVSPKSMQEGLDMLIDEEIRVQEETGEGYIRLKMNSISDRKLIDKLSEASNKGVKIDMMVRGITCILPGIKGKTENIRIYQVVGRFLEHHRIYQFGKGRRIKLYISSADFMTRNIRNRMEVAVPINDSTIKERILNFLDIMFADDVKIRQLGPDGNYYKLENKKNLIAQDKLIEIAIKRSEEKNKENKSSARINTLGQKKLDKATKKDKKTFGQKLADLFARIFS; this is encoded by the coding sequence ATGAAAGACGTATCTTTTACACAAAACAGGGAGCTATCATGGCTTAAATTTAACGACAGGGTCTTGGAGGAGGCAGCAGATAAGTCTGTTCCCCTGCTTGAAAGACTTAAGTTTTTATCTATCTTTGATACCAATCTAGAAGAGTTTTTTATGGTAAGGATTGGATCTCTTACCGACCTATCGGGTCTCTCAAAACAAGCTATAGACTCCAAATCAGGTCTAAGTCCTAAGGAGCAAATCGATAAAGTCCTAGAGATTTTACCCAAATCCTATGCCAAGAAAGACGAGGTATATTTCGATATCCTTGAAGATCTTAAAAGAGAGGGAGTAAGGATATCTAAGATATCTGAACTAAATGAGAAGGACCTTATATCTTGTAAGAATTATTTCGATAGCAAGATTGAGCCTATATTAAATTTTCAATTGATAGATAGGACCCACCCTTTTCCTAGACTTGCCAATTTATCTATTGTTATAATCTTTGATTTAATTGCTTCTGATAAGAAAAGAAAGGATAAGATAGGGATTATCTATCTTCCCGATAGACTTCCCAGATATTTAAAATTATCTGACAATCACTTTGTCCTACTTGAAGATATTATAGAAAATTTTGCTGGAGAGCTTTTCTATAAGTATAAAATCGAAAAATCCTACGCTCTTTCCTTAACTAGGAATGCAGATATCAATTTCAATGATGATGACTACGAGGTCGAACAAGACTTTAGGGACTATATGATGGGTAAGCTTAGGAAAAGAAAGAGACTTCAGCCTGTAAGGGTAGAAGTTGACAGAGACTTAGATGATGATTCTATCAAGTTTTTAACTAAACAATTTAAACTGGGCAAAGAATCAATCTTTGTGACGAAATCTCTTATCCAGTCGGATTTTATCTTCGACCTAATAAGTGACTTACCAGAAGACTTTAGGAAAAATCATAGCTATAAAGAATTTAGCCCACAAAGCTCGTACTTAATAGATGATAATAAATCTGTCATAAGTCAAATAGAAGAGAGTGATAAGCTCCTTTCCTATCCATACGAGTCAATGGATCCTGTAATTAAGCTCCTCGACGAAGCGAGCACAGATCCATATGTAATATCTATTAAGATTACCTTGTACAGAATAGCCAAGGAAAGTGAGATTGCCAAAGCCTTGATTAGGGCAAGTGAAAATGGGAAAGATGTCATAGTCTTGATGGAACTTAGGGCAAGATTTGATGAAGATAACAATATCCTTTGGTCATCAAGACTTGAGAAGGCAGGATGTAATGTAGTCTATGGTTTCGAAAACTACAAGACTCACTCCAAGGTCTGTCTTATCACAAAGGTCGATGCGAATGACAAGATTAGCTATATTACCCAAGTAGCAACAGGTAACTATAACGAAAAGACTGCCAAGCTCTACACTGATTTCTCCTTTATGACAGCGAATGCCGACATAGGAAAAGACGCCAAGGAGATCTTTGACAATATCCTTATAGGAAATCTCGAAGGAGATTATAAGCATCTGATGGTAAGCCCTAAGTCTATGCAAGAAGGCTTGGATATGCTAATAGATGAAGAAATTAGAGTCCAAGAAGAAACAGGAGAAGGCTACATCAGGCTAAAGATGAATTCAATCTCTGATAGAAAACTTATAGATAAGTTATCTGAAGCGAGCAACAAGGGTGTCAAAATTGATATGATGGTCAGGGGAATTACCTGCATCCTTCCAGGAATCAAAGGAAAGACCGAAAATATCAGAATCTATCAAGTTGTGGGAAGATTCTTAGAACATCACAGGATCTATCAATTTGGTAAGGGAAGAAGGATAAAACTATACATTTCGTCAGCGGATTTTATGACTAGAAATATCAGAAACAGGATGGAGGTAGCAGTTCCTATAAATGATTCTACAATCAAAGAAAGAATCCTAAATTTCCTTGATATAATGTTTGCTGATGATGTAAAAATTAGACAATTAGGGCCTGACGGGAATTACTACAAGCTAGAAAATAAAAAAAATCTCATAGCCCAAGATAAGTTAATAGAAATTGCAATAAAAAGAAGCGAAGAGAAGAATAAAGAAAACAAAAGTTCGGCTAGGATAAATACACTAGGACAAAAGAAATTGGATAAGGCTACAAAAAAAGATAAGAAGACCTTTGGACAAAAGCTAGCTGACCTCTTTGCTAGAATCTTTTCATAA
- a CDS encoding M15 family metallopeptidase translates to MSNRGIRELKRKKRRQARKRRKKFLLTSLAALALVLGTKFLKNTEEEFIIQRPAEYRQAQAADDGEEDKEKKINGDKIHIATQAGFKDIAIDEDKKIADDKYEDNLVEYVRCVKTQYAYQYPNDYSKTEKFIKEGDYVAYYGTENGFSKIKMDDSFYYVNKFGLEKLDPEANIKVVNGISYVSEAYPLPSDFNPGLDKTAMRAFETMRQDMEREGLSIKIASDYRDYDLERKMKDAGEVDSENPGTSEHQLGQAFDFFTEGSKYSDKFATTKEYKWLCENAYKYGFIERYPEDKEDSTNHRPMPWHFRFLGVENAKEIYENDLSLEEYLKIN, encoded by the coding sequence ATGTCTAACAGAGGTATCAGAGAATTAAAGAGAAAAAAGAGAAGACAAGCGAGAAAAAGAAGAAAAAAGTTCCTACTCACAAGCCTTGCGGCCCTAGCCCTAGTTTTGGGAACAAAGTTTCTTAAAAACACTGAAGAAGAATTTATAATCCAAAGGCCGGCTGAGTATAGGCAAGCCCAGGCAGCTGATGATGGAGAAGAAGACAAAGAAAAAAAGATAAATGGAGATAAAATCCACATAGCTACCCAAGCTGGATTTAAGGATATAGCAATAGATGAAGATAAGAAAATTGCTGATGATAAGTATGAGGATAATCTAGTAGAATACGTAAGATGTGTCAAGACCCAGTACGCCTACCAATATCCAAATGATTATTCCAAGACAGAAAAGTTCATAAAAGAAGGAGATTATGTCGCCTATTATGGTACTGAAAATGGTTTTTCAAAAATCAAAATGGACGACAGCTTTTACTATGTCAATAAGTTTGGCCTAGAAAAGTTAGACCCTGAAGCAAATATCAAAGTTGTAAATGGAATTAGTTATGTAAGCGAGGCCTATCCTTTGCCAAGTGATTTTAATCCTGGCCTAGATAAGACCGCCATGCGTGCCTTCGAGACCATGCGCCAAGATATGGAAAGAGAAGGCCTTAGTATCAAGATTGCCTCTGACTATAGGGATTATGATCTTGAAAGAAAGATGAAAGATGCAGGAGAAGTAGATAGCGAAAATCCAGGCACGAGCGAGCATCAATTAGGCCAAGCCTTTGACTTTTTTACAGAAGGAAGCAAATACAGCGATAAGTTCGCTACTACAAAAGAGTACAAGTGGCTTTGTGAAAATGCTTACAAATATGGTTTCATAGAAAGATACCCTGAAGACAAAGAGGATAGCACAAACCACAGACCTATGCCATGGCACTTCAGATTCCTTGGAGTAGAAAACGCCAAAGAAATCTATGAAAATGATTTAAGCCTTGAAGAGTATTTGAAGATTAATTGA
- a CDS encoding RidA family protein gives MKAINTNDAPKAVGAYVQGIATDSLVFTSGQLPLDPKTGELVTEIKAATKQALENVENILKEAGSSRDKVIKCVVYLNDINNFKAFDEVYAEFFKDHKPARSAFEVANLPKDGLLEIEAIASL, from the coding sequence ATGAAAGCAATTAACACAAATGATGCTCCAAAAGCAGTAGGAGCTTACGTACAAGGTATAGCTACAGATAGTTTAGTATTTACTTCAGGACAACTTCCACTTGATCCAAAAACAGGAGAGCTAGTTACAGAAATTAAAGCTGCAACCAAACAAGCTCTAGAAAATGTAGAAAACATCTTAAAAGAAGCAGGATCAAGCAGGGATAAGGTTATTAAATGTGTTGTTTACTTAAACGATATCAATAACTTCAAGGCATTTGATGAAGTATATGCAGAGTTTTTCAAAGATCACAAACCAGCTAGATCAGCTTTCGAAGTAGCAAATCTTCCAAAAGACGGCCTACTAGAAATCGAAGCTATCGCAAGCTTATAA
- a CDS encoding M20 metallopeptidase family protein: MEDFLIKDQIEKDKKKIIDTRRKLHRMAEVSGKEFNTSKFLKEEVKKLGLAIVEVPTTGFYAVLDSGRPGKTLGLRTDIDALPICESSFNLTREKYSVSDNKEVSHACGHDGHMTILLESMKILVENKDKIKGRIIFIFEEGEETGCGIIPMIRALEKENIDAFYGNHLASFLKTGEIAIDEGPIMAGFIRTRFTVKGVGGHSSRPDLAVSPIFAQAAIIQSLASSWVNRLDPTKTVTLGLSTIHGGSAHNVIADKVTIDGTLRFFDREEVDKAIEQIDIVGKNIAKAHGCDFINETGDEQYDPVINDPDLSRLMKENIKDYFGDKIKKDVRWFASESFELYGKLAPSLFALVGMANDKKGSGAEHHTPEFDLDEDSLDYGIFAMVKFATSFLA; encoded by the coding sequence ATGGAGGATTTTTTAATAAAAGATCAGATAGAAAAAGATAAGAAGAAAATAATAGATACAAGAAGGAAACTCCACAGGATGGCAGAAGTCTCTGGCAAGGAATTTAATACAAGTAAATTCTTAAAAGAGGAAGTAAAAAAGCTGGGGCTTGCCATAGTGGAAGTGCCAACAACTGGATTTTATGCTGTATTAGATAGTGGTAGGCCTGGCAAGACCCTAGGTCTTAGAACTGATATTGACGCTCTACCAATTTGTGAAAGCTCCTTCAATTTAACTAGAGAAAAGTACTCAGTATCAGATAATAAAGAAGTATCTCACGCTTGCGGCCATGACGGCCATATGACAATCCTTCTGGAAAGTATGAAGATTCTAGTAGAAAATAAGGATAAAATAAAGGGAAGAATTATCTTTATCTTCGAGGAAGGAGAAGAGACAGGCTGTGGAATTATTCCAATGATTAGGGCCTTAGAGAAAGAAAATATAGACGCCTTCTACGGTAACCATCTAGCAAGTTTTTTAAAGACAGGAGAAATAGCAATCGACGAAGGCCCAATCATGGCAGGCTTTATCAGAACGAGATTTACAGTCAAAGGCGTAGGAGGCCACTCCTCAAGACCCGACCTTGCTGTAAGTCCAATCTTTGCCCAAGCTGCAATCATTCAATCCCTAGCATCAAGCTGGGTCAATAGGCTAGATCCAACCAAGACCGTAACCCTAGGTCTTTCTACGATCCATGGGGGAAGTGCTCATAATGTCATAGCAGATAAGGTAACGATTGATGGAACTCTAAGATTTTTCGACAGGGAAGAAGTAGATAAGGCAATTGAGCAAATAGATATAGTAGGTAAGAACATAGCCAAGGCCCATGGATGTGACTTTATCAATGAAACTGGAGATGAACAATATGATCCTGTTATAAATGATCCTGATCTTTCAAGATTAATGAAAGAAAATATCAAGGATTATTTTGGAGATAAAATTAAAAAGGATGTAAGGTGGTTTGCATCAGAGTCCTTTGAGCTTTATGGAAAGCTTGCCCCAAGTCTTTTTGCCCTAGTTGGAATGGCAAACGATAAGAAGGGAAGTGGAGCCGAACACCACACTCCAGAATTTGACCTAGATGAGGATAGTCTTGATTATGGAATTTTTGCTATGGTCAAGTTTGCGACAAGCTTCCTAGCTTAA
- a CDS encoding redoxin domain-containing protein, whose product MTIQVNQEAIDFTLKDQFKEDVKLSELKGKKVILSWHPLAYTSVCTDQMRSLERNYERIQEKGDTVVIGLSVDPFPAKAKWADILDLKDLKIVSDFFPYAEVTKAYGLFNEENGASKRANVIIDEEGKVKWVKVYGGSELPDIEEVIDNL is encoded by the coding sequence ATGACAATTCAAGTTAATCAAGAAGCAATAGACTTTACACTAAAAGATCAATTCAAAGAAGATGTTAAACTAAGCGAGCTTAAAGGGAAAAAAGTAATTCTTTCTTGGCACCCATTAGCATACACATCAGTTTGTACTGACCAAATGAGATCTCTTGAGAGAAATTACGAAAGGATCCAAGAAAAGGGAGACACAGTAGTAATAGGACTTTCAGTAGATCCATTCCCTGCCAAGGCTAAATGGGCAGACATCCTAGACCTAAAAGATCTTAAGATAGTATCAGACTTCTTCCCATATGCAGAAGTAACCAAGGCCTATGGACTCTTCAACGAAGAAAATGGAGCAAGCAAACGTGCCAATGTTATAATCGATGAAGAAGGAAAAGTAAAATGGGTTAAGGTCTATGGAGGAAGCGAACTTCCTGATATAGAAGAAGTAATAGACAATCTATAA
- a CDS encoding ZinT family metal-binding protein, with product MKKKNTMALTAILSLGLILAACGNDNAKDKEANNKAQVEEKADTETKDKTSKENDAEKKEESTSDQKMDEVSLADWEGKWNSMSAYLDKNEVQEAFTDLAKKENTDEESAKKAYVEKRHCDFNGLEIEGNKVKFYNEFPDEGKEATAEVEYKYVDKQEVKHGNHMLEWDIFEAVSPDAEYKYLLMMPIHGEESLTHFHMRYGNDKDELLGEEKWFPTFVKPNTTDQQIMDEITE from the coding sequence ATGAAAAAGAAAAATACTATGGCACTAACAGCGATTCTTTCGCTTGGTTTAATCTTAGCAGCTTGTGGAAATGATAATGCTAAAGATAAGGAGGCTAATAACAAGGCACAAGTAGAAGAGAAAGCTGATACTGAAACTAAAGATAAGACAAGCAAAGAAAATGATGCAGAAAAGAAAGAAGAAAGTACTTCTGATCAAAAGATGGATGAGGTTTCTTTAGCTGATTGGGAAGGAAAATGGAATTCAATGTCTGCTTATCTAGATAAAAACGAGGTCCAAGAAGCCTTTACAGACCTAGCTAAGAAGGAAAACACTGATGAAGAAAGCGCCAAGAAAGCCTATGTAGAAAAAAGACACTGCGATTTTAATGGTCTAGAGATTGAAGGAAATAAGGTTAAGTTCTACAATGAATTTCCTGATGAAGGCAAAGAGGCCACAGCAGAAGTTGAATATAAATATGTTGATAAACAAGAAGTAAAACACGGAAATCACATGCTAGAATGGGATATATTTGAAGCAGTAAGCCCTGATGCTGAGTATAAGTACCTACTTATGATGCCAATCCACGGAGAGGAAAGTTTGACACATTTCCATATGAGATATGGTAATGATAAGGATGAACTATTAGGAGAAGAAAAATGGTTCCCAACATTTGTTAAGCCAAACACAACAGACCAACAAATCATGGATGAAATTACAGAATAA
- a CDS encoding metal ABC transporter substrate-binding protein, with protein MKKINKLIYLLILVFTLTSCNKAEEDKDKPLIYTSFYPINDLTSKIAGDTANVKSFMPEGKEAHLWEPSPKDMKKLAKADLLVVNGANMEPWLESVRENLPNLEILKLSDSVDLITYKGQAAVGDFQYMARLDLTDKTQKFDFAHTHEDMMRVAFIKDTGLRGEELVKKAKEVMNQKGELVAQKSTIEVEEGKVYGLEMGHESGEIFYKMPEAGSWIFISDRISEDLLPYYLMDENGNLLKDDGREESLMEGSSSGFDKISYDPHSWLSIVNAKKYLNAIQDKLIEKYPENEKIYKKNKLKYVDQLTDIDAEYKEKFKDLDQREFLVIHYAYQYLARDFDLIQYPLQGLTSLESPSLKTIKKAVEFANSKGIDTIFYEYGKNPKEAKALAEELHGKTKPLASMEFVTKEQEEEGMDYIDLMRMNLENLYDSMKGGADEGNSN; from the coding sequence ATGAAGAAAATAAATAAATTAATATATCTACTTATTCTTGTTTTCACTCTGACCTCTTGTAATAAAGCAGAAGAAGATAAGGATAAGCCATTAATCTATACATCTTTTTATCCGATTAATGACTTGACTAGTAAAATTGCTGGAGATACGGCAAATGTTAAATCCTTTATGCCAGAGGGCAAGGAAGCCCACTTATGGGAGCCTTCACCAAAGGATATGAAAAAGCTCGCCAAAGCAGATCTTCTAGTCGTTAATGGAGCGAATATGGAGCCATGGCTTGAAAGTGTAAGGGAAAACCTACCGAATCTAGAAATATTGAAATTATCAGATTCGGTTGATCTAATCACCTACAAGGGCCAGGCTGCAGTCGGAGATTTCCAATATATGGCAAGACTTGACTTGACTGATAAAACTCAGAAGTTCGACTTTGCCCATACTCACGAGGACATGATGAGGGTAGCCTTCATAAAGGATACCGGACTAAGAGGAGAAGAACTTGTCAAAAAGGCCAAGGAAGTGATGAATCAGAAGGGAGAACTAGTAGCCCAAAAATCTACCATAGAGGTAGAAGAGGGCAAGGTCTATGGTCTCGAGATGGGCCATGAGTCAGGAGAAATCTTCTACAAGATGCCTGAAGCAGGATCATGGATTTTCATATCAGATAGGATAAGCGAAGACCTTCTTCCATACTATTTGATGGATGAAAATGGAAATTTACTAAAAGATGATGGCAGAGAAGAGTCTCTTATGGAAGGATCATCATCTGGTTTCGACAAGATAAGCTACGATCCTCATTCCTGGCTTTCTATTGTAAATGCCAAAAAATATTTAAACGCTATCCAGGATAAATTGATAGAAAAGTATCCGGAAAATGAAAAGATTTATAAGAAGAACAAACTAAAATATGTCGATCAACTTACAGATATAGATGCAGAATATAAGGAGAAATTTAAAGACCTTGATCAGAGAGAATTTCTCGTAATCCATTATGCCTACCAATATCTGGCTAGGGATTTCGATTTAATCCAATATCCTCTCCAAGGACTAACTAGCCTAGAAAGTCCAAGTCTAAAGACTATAAAAAAGGCGGTAGAGTTTGCTAATAGTAAGGGAATAGACACAATATTTTATGAATACGGCAAAAATCCTAAGGAAGCTAAGGCCTTGGCCGAAGAACTACATGGCAAGACAAAGCCTTTAGCATCGATGGAGTTTGTGACTAAGGAGCAAGAAGAAGAGGGAATGGATTATATTGACCTAATGAGGATGAATC